One region of Roseimicrobium gellanilyticum genomic DNA includes:
- a CDS encoding peptidoglycan-binding domain-containing protein, whose amino-acid sequence MKRILSLSVGVALALITSYSPLQAGHRGGCYGGGHYHGGSSWAIGFSPGLFWSYPLFRPAYYRPAYYEPYGYGYGYGYRPYYRPAVSYSYYNRPTLASDVQIALARRGYYYGNIDGIIGPQSRSAIRRYQVRYGLPVTGVIDYPLMRSLALR is encoded by the coding sequence ATGAAACGAATCCTTTCACTATCGGTCGGAGTAGCGCTGGCTCTGATCACAAGTTATTCCCCACTTCAGGCCGGTCATCGCGGCGGCTGCTACGGTGGCGGACATTACCACGGCGGATCAAGCTGGGCCATTGGCTTCAGCCCGGGGCTGTTCTGGTCGTACCCGCTCTTCCGTCCGGCCTACTATCGACCTGCATACTATGAGCCGTACGGCTATGGTTATGGATACGGTTACCGCCCGTACTACCGGCCCGCCGTCAGCTACTCCTACTACAACCGGCCCACGCTGGCCTCCGACGTGCAGATTGCATTGGCACGAAGAGGCTACTACTACGGCAATATCGATGGAATCATCGGTCCGCAAAGCCGCAGCGCCATTCGTCGCTACCAGGTGCGGTATGGACTTCCCGTCACCGGGGTCATCGACTACCCCCTGATGAGATCGCTCGCCTTGAGGTGA